GGGGATATGCCCCTTTATGGACAGGCCGCCGCTTTCCTCGCCGCCCAGTACGCATCCCTTTTCCAACAGGTTTTGACCGATATATTTAAAGCCCACGGCAGTTTCATATACCCGCAGACCATGCCGGGCGGCAATGCGATCCAGCATGTGGGTGGTGGCCACGGTGCGGGTGACCGGGCCGACTATACCTTTAACCGTTATCAGGTGGTGATATAAAAGGGGCAGGAACTGGTTGGGAGTGATATAAACTCCGCCGGAGTCAATTATACCAAACCGGTCGGCGTCCCCGTCCAGCGCCAGGCCCAGACTGCCTTGCTCCCCCTTAACCCAGCTGCACACTCCGTCCAGGGTTTCACACGTGGGCTCAGGCATGCCGCCTCCGAAAAGCGGATCGCGGCAGCAGCGGCATTCTTCGACCCGGCAGCCGGCCTTTTTCAGCAGCACATCCAGGTAACCCATACCGCTGCCGTACATGGGGTCTACCATTATCTGCAGATTGGCCCGGCCGATGGCCTCCATATCCACCAACTGCTCCAGATGCTCGAAATATTCCGCGCGGGGATCAATAATAATGCGCTCGGCAACGCGAGGTTCCCCAGCACGAACCGCTTTTCCGGCCGCACCAGCTCCGTTAAGGACGGCGGCCAATTCCATCGCTTGTTCCTGGTCGCCCCGGTACATTTGAGCCGCCCGGCCCTGCAGACGGGCGATATTTTCCTCAATAGCCCCGGTGATATGCGGCAGCGCGGGCCCGGCATAATCGGGTATAAACTTAAATCCGTTATATTCCGGCGGGTTATGGCTGGCCGTGAGCATCACCGCACCGGCTGCCTCATGTACTTTAACGGCAAAGGCGGTCACCGGAGTGGGCAGCGGCTCGCCGGACAGGTATACTTTAATGCCGTTTTGGATCATTACATCCGCCACGGTATCGGCGAACCGGTCCGATAAAAAGCGGTTGTCGTAACCCACCACTACCCCTTTATGCCCCGCGTCGAGACCGTTAATGTATTCGGCCACAGCCTGCGATACTATGCGCAGGTTGTCAAATGTAAAATCATCGGCAATAATTCCCCGCCAGCCATCCGTACCAAATTTTATTTTTTTCAATCCAACAAGCCCCTTCCGTGTTTATAGTGCCAATTCGTGTATTAACCCGCTAAATGTTTCCATCCTTTTGTTTGTGCGGGTAATCTCATTGCGAGCGCGGCAAAGCAATCCCAGACTCCAAAGCAGGTCCCAAGAAAATGCGGGCCATAAAGCGAGGATCGCTTCGCCGCTTTGCCCCTCGCAATGACAAACTTCAAGTATCGCACGCAAATTGTCACGCAGATTATATTCATAGCGATGACGGACTTTAAGTGTGGCAGATTTGTATACCGGATTCCCAGTGAATAATTCTCCTAATGAATAATTATAACATATGTATACATATTTTGCCATTGCCGTGCGTATTATGTACAAACATTATTTTGTCTGGGTTATGCCTGTTTATGCATTTTTCACCAGTCATGCCATGAATTCATATAAGAAGGGATTGAAACATTATGCATGATGATTTTTATTTTAGGCTTGGCAGAATTGGGGGTACCGGCCGCACGGATATGTACCGGGATTATTTGGAACGGTTAAAGGAGGGCAAAAAGCAGTCCGGCTCACGGGGCGGTTCTTCTCCGGACATCAAAAGGGATATCGGCTTATGTGCATATAGCGCCGCAATAAAGATCCGGCTGCTCTCAACGTAGTCAGCCTCGACACTGCGTTTCATTTTTTCCTGCTATTCACCGGTTTGACTTTTCATTGTTATCGTTATATTATTATTTTAAATAGGGAATATTGGTAATACGGCGTGGGTTGCCTCAACTGTCGAGGTTTTTATCTAGGACCTCTGAAACTGTTCCCGCAGTTTCAGAGGTCTTCAATTATTTCCGTCGGTCAGCTATTAGCACGACGAGGGTTAGCAGAAGGATAAGGGCTATTACAGCTTGTATTGCGTCTGATATTTGAATCATTTCTGCCTCACCGCCTTCTTTGGATGCTTCCATCCCCGGCAGGTGAGGCCCGTATCTCAATATTCCCTTATTACATTATAACACAAATTGGCTTATTTCTTGGAAAAATCAACCTTCATTTTTGTAAATTAGTGCGTCCTCTATTATCTGTAATAATCCACCGTATCACGCAAGCCCTTGGCCAGACTGTGCATGGCCTGCCAGCGCAGGCCGGTGATTGCCTTTTTTTCGGCCAGATAACTGTGCTCGATATCCCCGGCCCGGGGCGGACAGTATTCCGGCTCCAGGTTGCTGCCGGTAATCTGACGCAAAGTATCGTACAGCTCATTAACCGACGTAGGCATACCGGTGCTGATGTTATAAATACCGGAATTGGCCGCTCCGGCCATATCCAGTGCGGCCAAATTAGCCCGGACTACATCGCCGACGAATATAAAGTCCCTGGTTTGCCTGCCGTCGCCGTAAATCCGGCACCGCTCGCCCCGCAGCAGCCGGTCCGTAAATGTGGCCACCACACCGCCTTCCCCGGTGGCATCCTGCCGGGGGCCGTATACGTTGGCGTAGCGCAGTGCAGTGTAATCCAGACCGTAAATCGCCCGGTACACCGCCAGATAGTGCTCCACAGTGTGTTTAGACACCCCATAGCCCGACAGCGGCTGCAGAGAGTGCTCCTCGTCCACGGGCAGGTAGCGGGGATTGCCGTATACCGCCGCAGATGAAGCATAGACAATTTTTTTGACCCCGCAGGAGCGGCAGGCTTCCAGCAAGTTAATGGTCCCTATAATATTGATGGCGGCATCTGTCGCCGGGTCGTCCACGCTGGTTTGCACATCAATCTGGGCGGCGTGGTGGATAACATAGTCCGGTTTTTCCGCCCGCAGCGTTTCCCGCACAAATTTTTCATCCCGCAAATCGCCCTTGTAAAAATTCACCCGGGGATCGACATTCTCAAACCGGCCGGTGGACAAGTTATCCAGTACGGCAGTGCGTATCCCCCGGGCAATCAATGCATCAACTATGTGAGAGCCGATAAACCCGGCTCCCCCCGTAACCAATACCTGCATGCACGCCTCCTTGGCACCCCTCCGGTGCCGGATGTTGAAAGGTTGAAAGTTATAGGATTAATCCCGTTATATTTTGTGCGCTACAACGTCTTCAAGGTAACCGCGAAACTCTTCGGCCAGATCGGGCCGTTTCAGGGCGAATTCCACCATGGCCTTGAGGTAACCCAGTTTATCGCCAACGTCGTAACGCTTGCCGTCAAAAATCAGGCCGTACATGGCCCCTCGCACGGCCAGTTCTTTCAGCGCGTCGGTAAGCTGGATTTCCCCGCCCGCACCGGGCCTGGTGCGAGCTAGAATATCGAATATGCCGGGCTCTATGATATACCTGCCCATAATGGCCAACCTGGAGGGCGCTTCTTCAGGAGCCGGTTTTTCCACCAGGCTGCGCACCCGGTAGATATTTTCCTTAACAGGTTCGGCGTCCAAGACACCATACTTGCTTACATCCGACAGGGCAACTTCCTTGACACCGATAACCGAAGCCTGCACCTCATCATACAACTCCATTAATTGTTTCAGACAAGGCACTTCACTATGTACAATATCGTCACCCAACAGCACGGCAAAAGGCTCATCGCCCACAAACCTGCGGGCACAGTGCACCGCGTGTCCCAGCCCGCGGGGCTCTTTTTGGCGAACGTAATGAATCTCAGCCAGGCTGCCCGTTTCCTCCACTATCTTGAGCAAATCCTGTTTCCCCTTGCTGCGCAGATGATTCTCCAGACTGGTAGATTTATCGAAGTGATCTTCAATAGCCTTTTTATCCCGACCCGTTATGATTAATATATCTTCTATGCCCGATTTTACCGCTTCTTCAATTATGTATTGGATGGTAGGCTTATCCACGATGGGAATCATTTCCTTGGGGAGTGCCTTGGTGGCCGGTAAAAATCGCACTCCTAAACCGGCAGCGGGGATAACCGCTTTTTTGATACGCAACTGTTATACCCCCTTACATTAGAACATCTTGCAAATTACCCCAAAGCGGTGGTGACTCGCTGTGGCAGATGTTATATTTACTTAAATTACAGTACTTCCATATAAATCTTAAAACTCCTTCCCTTCCCGATTGGCGCCGGGTGTTAAAATGTTGAAAAACTAAGATTTTCAACATTTTAACACCCGGCACCCAAAAAGGCGGTCCTACATTTTTGAGGACCGCCTTGACCGGTGTTCATCAGTTATTCCGTGGACCCCTCGAAGGGGCACGGCACGAGAAATTCAGCGCCGATGTTCGTCAGTTATTCCACGGCCCCACCTGTGGGAAACGCCCAGCACCCCCACGCGATTGGCCAGATAAATAAGCAGAATCGCCAGTACAACCAACATAATCAATGCCTGATCTCCGCTCACCAGATTCAATACTATAGCGGTTAGTCCCAGAAAGCCGCTGATAGCATATATGACCAGCACTGTCTGTCTGTGACTCAGACCCATCGCCATAAGTTGATGGTGCAGGTGCTCACGGTCAGGCTGGAATATGGGACGGTGTTTATTATATCGCCGGATCACCGCAAAGAAAGTATCCAGCAGGGGTACCCCCAGTATGACCAGCGGTATAATTACCGAAACTGCGGTAGCACTCTTGGTCAAGCCCATTATGGACATTACCGCCAGGGTAAAACCAAGGAACAGCGACCCTGAATCACCCAGAAATATTGTGGCGGGATGAAAATTATGCTTCAAAAAGCCAATTACCGCAGCTGCCAGTATCAGCGCCAGCATAATCACTTCCGGCAATCCACTGGTGCCTAGTGTCCAGGCCACCGCGGCCATGGTCAGGGCGGCAATACATGACACACCGCCTGCCAGTCCGTCCAAACCGTCAATCAGGTTTATCGCGTTAGCAACGGCTACTATCCAAAAAACAGTAAGCGGTATGCTAAGATAACCCAGATATAGCAATTGACCGGTTAGCGGGTTAGTCACATAGTGAATTTGGATACCAAATTGTATAACCGTTAGCGCCGCTAAAATCTGCCCCAGCAGTTTGACCCGCGGGGACAGGCCGCGAATGTCGTCCAATACCCCCACCAGCAGCATTAGCGAAGCTCCGGCAAGTAATCCCCATACCGGCAGCGACGATTCCGGCAGCATGTACCTGAGCAGCAACACCGCGGGGACAAAGGCCAGATATACGGCCAGTCCGCCCATACGGGGCATAACTCCGCTGTGGACTTTGCGAGGATCGGGGTGATCCAGAGCTCCCACCTTGATCGCCAGCACCCGCACACCGGGGGTAACCAAGTAACCCAGCGCAAGAGCCAGCACCAGGGGCAGCATGTATTTTTCCACTTTATATCCCTCCAGCCGTCAATATTCGGCTTAAGAAAAGTCAATTCATTTTATCACCAGCAACGGTGTTTGCACAAAGCGCAGTTATTGCCAATATTCAAGCGAAAAGCTCAAATATCTTATAAATGCGCGTAGTTTGTCCATTCATCCCCGCTGCACGGCAATATTTGAGTTGTGTTGGCTGTGTTGACTGGTTTTAGGTGTGTTAGCCATTAGCTGTCTAGTTGGTTGACTGGTTTTAGCTGTGGCAGCCGTTAGCTATCTAGTTGGTTGACTGGTTTTAGCTGTGGCAGCCGTTAGCTATCTAGTTGGTTGACTGGTTAATGTTAGGCTTTCTGGTGCTTTGGCAGGTGCCGGGTGTTGAAAGTTGAAAATCAAAGATTTTACAACTTTCAACACCCGGCACCCGGCACCAAACTTTCAACACCCGGCACCCGGCACCAAACTTTCAACACCCGGCACCCGGCACCAAACTTTCAACACCCGGCACCCGGCACCAAACTTTCAACACCCGGCACCCAAACTCACATCCCGGAGGAGGTTACTTTGTTCCCTTTTAATCCCTGTCCACCAGTGCAAAAAGCAGCTCGGCCTCGGCCACTGCTTCATCGCCCACCCGCGCGGTACCCTTGCCCTTGCCCAGGCTGCCGCGCACGCGCAGCAGCTCCACTTCCAGGCGCAGCACATCCCCGGGCACAACCTGCCGCCTAAAGCGGGCTTTGTCGATGCCGGCAAACAGGGCCAACTTGCCGGTAAATTCCGGGGTGCTGAGCACGGCCACGGCACCCACCTGAGCCATTGCCTCAATAATGAGCATCCCGGGCATCACCGGGTGCCCGGGAAAGTGCCCCTGAAAGTACTGCTCATTAACAGTAACGTTTTTAATGCCCACGGCCCGTACGCCGGGCACCAGTTCATCGATTCTGTCCACCAGTAAAAACGGGTAGCGGTGAGGCAATATCTCCATGATTTCCTTTATATTCATACTACCGTTGGCCATTTCGGAACATCCCTTCTTATTCTTACCGGCGCATATATCATTACAATTATGCCGGATCATTTTGCCGCATAAACTGCCAGCGGCAGTTAAAGAAGCTACTATTATTATCCCACATATTGACTATGCTTAAAAGTACAAACAGTTGTTGCTAAGGGTCCCGTCAAAGTTGAATGTTACTGTTCACTCCCCCGCAAAAAGCAGCAGTTCCGTTAGCAATAACACGCTTCGCGATGCATACGAAACGCAAAAACAGCGTTTTGGCACTGCAATTCTCCGGTTTTCTGTGACCTTCGCTCGCTACACGCACAAAAAACACGTCGCGTTTATCACCTGTGAACAGTAACTGTTGAATTTTTTCACAACATATAAATGGGACAGACTCTATTAAACACTAAATATTGACTAATATAACGACTTTGACGATATCGCAGCTATTCCAAGGCATGAGTCCGCCAAAGGTTATACATAGCCTTGATTTTACACCCGGCGGCATGGGCGGCGATCCCGATTATTTAAGAGTCACGGGAGGCTATATACAGCCTTGATTTTATATAGCGGCCCGGGGTATGCTATTTTTCTTTTCATCCTTGGCGTAATAGTAGTAATAATAGTAATTGCCGCCGTTAACGTCCACCTGGTTTAAAACAACACCGATAATTTTGGCGTTGGTCCTGTCCAGCAGAGATTTGGTTTCCTGCACCAGTTCTATTTTGGTAGAGGCCGTTTTCACCACCAGCAATACCCCGTCAACCATAGTGGATAGCAACGACGCGTCAGTTACCGTCATGACAGGCGGCGAGTCCAGCAAAACAATATCATAAGCATCCCGGGCGGCGGCAATCAGTGCCGCCATCTTAGTTGTGCCGATTAATTCAGCCGGGTTGGGGGGTATAGGTCCGCAGGTCAATATGTCCAAACCTGCCATTTCCGTGCTCTGAATCGCCTTATCCAGTTTTAAATCATTAACCAGGCAGTTGGTTACGCCCACAGCATTATCTAAATAAAAGTTTTGATGCTGTACAGGTTTTCTCAGGTCGCAGTCAATAATCAGCACCTTTTGCCCGGCTTGCGCTATCACGACGCCCAAGTTGGCTGTAGTGCTGGATTTACCCTCCGCAGGGACCGTACTGGTCACCAATATAGTTTTATAGGGCTTGTCCACTCCCGCAAAGCTTAAGTTGGTACGTAAGGTTCGAAACGCCTCAGCAAACGGTGAATGGGAATCAATACTGCTGAAGACAGCAGCCCGGCTATGCTTTTCGGACATTTAAAAACCCCCTTCCGGACTTGCCGCCGGAGCTTTTATATACCGGTATGGTGCCGATTACGACAAGCCCCAGGTGTTTTTGCACGTCATCGGGACCCTTAATAGTATTATCCATAAACTCCAGCACAAAGGCCAGACCCACCGCCACCATCAAACCCAGCACCAGAGCCACGGCCATATTCAGCTGTTTATTGGGTTTCACCGGCTTGGCGGGTACCAGAGCCGGCGACGCTACGTTAATACTGGTTTCACCCATGTCTATTGATCTGGCGATTTGAGTTTGAGTGATCTTTTGCGCCAGCATATTCTGGGTTTCCTCCAGGCGGGCAATTTCATTGTCCATTTGCTGCCGCTTAATCTGCTTGCTGCTAAGTGCCGTTTGCAGCGATGCCAGATTGGACCGCAGCCGGTCAATAGTGCTATTCATAGCTGCCAGGCCGGCTGTTTTTTCCGCCAACTCGGCTTCTTTTTCATTTAATTTTTCCGACAGTGAAATATATACCGGGTTCATTTCCTCGGAAGCAAACGCTTCCATTCCATCCTGGCCGGCTTTAGTTGCAGTTACCGTTTCCGGGGTGCCGGCCAGCTTCGCCTTAAGACTGGCCACGCCGGCCTCCAGCTGTCTTACTTCCGTATATGCCGTATCCACACTGGTCTGGTACTTATTTAAATCATCCGTAACGCTGGCAAATTGCTTTTGCAGATAATCTACACTCTGGACATCGGAATTGAATATCCTGTAATCTTCCAATAGTTTATTTAATTTTTCATCGGTTTCCTTCTTTTGCTCCTGCAGAAAATCAGTAGAGCGGGTCATCTGTTTCTGGTTTCTTTCCGAAAGGTATGCCAAATATGCCTCACCCAACACATTGGCCACATCGGCGGCCAGCCTCGGGTCGGTATGCTGCACCTTGAGTTCAATGATATTACTGTCCTTGGCCACTTCGGCCTTTACCATGCCGGCCAGATTTTTGGCGGTGTACCCCTGTTCGTCCAGCTTTAACTGATCGACTACCCGCTGGTATATGGTATCGCTGGTTAGCTGGCTAACGTATGTATTCATGGTCATAAAGGGCAAGCGCGACATGGTATTGATTACCGATTCAAGGTCGTCCCCATTTTGTAAAGCCGCCGACTGCTGGTTGGCGGCCGGCATGGTTACCAGCAGCATGGACTTGGCCTCATAAACCGGATCGATGACCAGGTAGCTCATTATGCCGCTCATAAAAACCGCAAGTATAGTGATAATTATGATAATCCGGCGCCATTTCTTCAGCACCTCAAATATTTGCCGCAGGTCTATTACATCGGACTCAACGTAGTCGGGTTTTTCAGACATTACCTCACCACTCCTGTACACTGTACTGCTCATATACTCTATAAAAAGTAAAGGTACCCAAGTACCATAACCTGTAATTGGCGCACATTAACGGCCGGAGGCGTCTCTTCCCTCGCCACAGCCCGCTTAAAAAATACGGATTACTTACCGGGGAAGGTATCTTTTCTCCGCCACAGCCTGCTCAAAAATCCCAGTTTACCTTGGGGGGGCGGTTTTTCTATAGTAGGCGGGCGAACAGGAGAGCGACCCTGCAGCAAGCGGGTCGGGTTGTCCCCGGTTAAAAGTTTCCCAAGACCCGTACTGTAACCTTCCGCCACCCGGCAAGCCTCGGACAGCACCGGGGAGCGTCTGTCGGTTCCGTGAGCATCGCTGCTGATAAAATGATAGCAGCCATCCAGCAGATAATCCACAGCCAGCCGGCGCGCCCGGCTGCCGAATAAACCGGTGAAACTGCCTGCCGTGCCCTGGCACAATGCGCCTTTTTCAATGAAGGATAACAATTTATCAGGGTCCTCCATAAACTTACTGTTTCGTTCAGGATGAGCAATAATCGGGGTAACACCCTGCAGGGCTATTTCAAAAAACGTCTGATCGGCATAAATAGGAATTTCCGCGGCAGGAAACTCCACCAGCAGATATTTGCCTCCATCATACAGAGTTAACGCCCGACCTTCTTTCAGCCACAACGGTATATCCGGGTCCAGCATATATTCCGCTCCGGGATATACTTCAAGAGGTATACCTTGGGCTTGCAGTTGACCGCGGAATGTCTGCACCGCATCCAGTATTTTTTCTTTACTGTTGTTATATACGCCGACCATTATATGGGGGGTGGCCACCACTGCTTTGATCCCGTCCGCAGCCGCACAGCGGGCCATTTCCAGTGATTCCTCCATATCCCGGGAACCGTCGTCTATGCCGGGGAGAATATGTATATGCAGATCAATCACCGGCGTATCTCGCCACCTTCTGCAACATATCTTTACGCAGCTGACTTTTTAGATCTTTATAATGTTCTTGCGCCTGATCGGCCATATCCATGGGTAATCCCTGTTCCTTTAATTCAGAGCGCAAATCGCCCAGAACTCTGTCAAAGTTCCGATCGGCATCCTTTTCCAGTTGTTTGCCGGCATTAATATACTCAAGCGCCAAACGGCCGATGGAAATGTCCTTTTGTCCCTTCTTAACGGCAATATAATCCGCCGTGGCTGAATCCAGCAGGCGAGTCAGCTCCCGGCGGTACCGGTTCTCCATGCTTGTGAAGATCCGCATATAAGTGTTTTCTACGATATTTTTTTTATCCGCTTTATCTGACTGCGGATCATAGAATATTTCCACATCTCCCTCGGGAGTGAAAGTAACATTTTCAGGCCAGTCCAGCTTTAATTCTTCCACATCCCAGCCCGGACCGGCATCACCGTCATATGAGGCGCCGGATGAACTGCCGTCCAGCGATTTATAGGAAATGGGCTGAAAATTATCACTGCCCAGCAAGCTAACGGCTATAACAACAGCCATACAAACCAGGGCGCCGGTAAAAACTATCCATTTAGTCTTTGAGTTAAGCAACTTATTACTGCTGCGTTTTTTCTTTTTGCGCACCGGCAATAAACCACCTCCGGTTTAGCACGTAAGCTTCAATAGCATATAATTCAACAGAAAACCGGCGACTCCTGCATGATTTCCACATTTTTCGCATGTGTTCGCACCCCGCGGGCCGGGTTTCCGCGCTTTTCTGTTTGGGTTTTGGCTTTCGATTTAGATTTCAGCGCCCGATATCAGGTTCCGCACCAGCCGGACTGTATAATCGGCGTTTTTTTGCAAATCGTTAAGCTTTCGTGCCATATCTTGCACCAGCTGTTCTCTGTCGGCCAGGTATATTTTAGCCAGGTTCGCCAGCGCCTGTCCTTGAATTTCAGCCGGTTTTCCCGCGGCGGCCAATCCAAGACGGCTTAAGAACCGCTCCACCTTGGGATCGTACGCGATACCCACCGGGGGAACA
This genomic interval from Desulfoscipio sp. XC116 contains the following:
- a CDS encoding phosphoglucomutase/phosphomannomutase family protein → MKKIKFGTDGWRGIIADDFTFDNLRIVSQAVAEYINGLDAGHKGVVVGYDNRFLSDRFADTVADVMIQNGIKVYLSGEPLPTPVTAFAVKVHEAAGAVMLTASHNPPEYNGFKFIPDYAGPALPHITGAIEENIARLQGRAAQMYRGDQEQAMELAAVLNGAGAAGKAVRAGEPRVAERIIIDPRAEYFEHLEQLVDMEAIGRANLQIMVDPMYGSGMGYLDVLLKKAGCRVEECRCCRDPLFGGGMPEPTCETLDGVCSWVKGEQGSLGLALDGDADRFGIIDSGGVYITPNQFLPLLYHHLITVKGIVGPVTRTVATTHMLDRIAARHGLRVYETAVGFKYIGQNLLEKGCVLGGEESGGLSIKGHIPEKDGILAGMLVAEMVAVHGKSLLAIADDVSEEYGVRLYSERLDVRTTPYKKQAVLEKLRQFSPAGLAGTEVTGRIALDGIKLVLDSGEWVLVRASGTEPLFRIYVESDRQERIKELGREVAVQLGLDG
- a CDS encoding CpsB/CapC family capsule biosynthesis tyrosine phosphatase yields the protein MIDLHIHILPGIDDGSRDMEESLEMARCAAADGIKAVVATPHIMVGVYNNSKEKILDAVQTFRGQLQAQGIPLEVYPGAEYMLDPDIPLWLKEGRALTLYDGGKYLLVEFPAAEIPIYADQTFFEIALQGVTPIIAHPERNSKFMEDPDKLLSFIEKGALCQGTAGSFTGLFGSRARRLAVDYLLDGCYHFISSDAHGTDRRSPVLSEACRVAEGYSTGLGKLLTGDNPTRLLQGRSPVRPPTIEKPPPQGKLGFLSRLWRRKDTFPGK
- the galU gene encoding UTP--glucose-1-phosphate uridylyltransferase GalU: MRIKKAVIPAAGLGVRFLPATKALPKEMIPIVDKPTIQYIIEEAVKSGIEDILIITGRDKKAIEDHFDKSTSLENHLRSKGKQDLLKIVEETGSLAEIHYVRQKEPRGLGHAVHCARRFVGDEPFAVLLGDDIVHSEVPCLKQLMELYDEVQASVIGVKEVALSDVSKYGVLDAEPVKENIYRVRSLVEKPAPEEAPSRLAIMGRYIIEPGIFDILARTRPGAGGEIQLTDALKELAVRGAMYGLIFDGKRYDVGDKLGYLKAMVEFALKRPDLAEEFRGYLEDVVAHKI
- a CDS encoding MraY family glycosyltransferase; this encodes MEKYMLPLVLALALGYLVTPGVRVLAIKVGALDHPDPRKVHSGVMPRMGGLAVYLAFVPAVLLLRYMLPESSLPVWGLLAGASLMLLVGVLDDIRGLSPRVKLLGQILAALTVIQFGIQIHYVTNPLTGQLLYLGYLSIPLTVFWIVAVANAINLIDGLDGLAGGVSCIAALTMAAVAWTLGTSGLPEVIMLALILAAAVIGFLKHNFHPATIFLGDSGSLFLGFTLAVMSIMGLTKSATAVSVIIPLVILGVPLLDTFFAVIRRYNKHRPIFQPDREHLHHQLMAMGLSHRQTVLVIYAISGFLGLTAIVLNLVSGDQALIMLVVLAILLIYLANRVGVLGVSHRWGRGITDEHRR
- a CDS encoding CpsD/CapB family tyrosine-protein kinase, with amino-acid sequence MSEKHSRAAVFSSIDSHSPFAEAFRTLRTNLSFAGVDKPYKTILVTSTVPAEGKSSTTANLGVVIAQAGQKVLIIDCDLRKPVQHQNFYLDNAVGVTNCLVNDLKLDKAIQSTEMAGLDILTCGPIPPNPAELIGTTKMAALIAAARDAYDIVLLDSPPVMTVTDASLLSTMVDGVLLVVKTASTKIELVQETKSLLDRTNAKIIGVVLNQVDVNGGNYYYYYYYAKDEKKNSIPRAAI
- the fabZ gene encoding 3-hydroxyacyl-ACP dehydratase FabZ; amino-acid sequence: MANGSMNIKEIMEILPHRYPFLLVDRIDELVPGVRAVGIKNVTVNEQYFQGHFPGHPVMPGMLIIEAMAQVGAVAVLSTPEFTGKLALFAGIDKARFRRQVVPGDVLRLEVELLRVRGSLGKGKGTARVGDEAVAEAELLFALVDRD
- a CDS encoding Wzz/FepE/Etk N-terminal domain-containing protein, whose protein sequence is MSEKPDYVESDVIDLRQIFEVLKKWRRIIIIITILAVFMSGIMSYLVIDPVYEAKSMLLVTMPAANQQSAALQNGDDLESVINTMSRLPFMTMNTYVSQLTSDTIYQRVVDQLKLDEQGYTAKNLAGMVKAEVAKDSNIIELKVQHTDPRLAADVANVLGEAYLAYLSERNQKQMTRSTDFLQEQKKETDEKLNKLLEDYRIFNSDVQSVDYLQKQFASVTDDLNKYQTSVDTAYTEVRQLEAGVASLKAKLAGTPETVTATKAGQDGMEAFASEEMNPVYISLSEKLNEKEAELAEKTAGLAAMNSTIDRLRSNLASLQTALSSKQIKRQQMDNEIARLEETQNMLAQKITQTQIARSIDMGETSINVASPALVPAKPVKPNKQLNMAVALVLGLMVAVGLAFVLEFMDNTIKGPDDVQKHLGLVVIGTIPVYKSSGGKSGRGFLNVRKA
- a CDS encoding SDR family oxidoreductase; protein product: MQVLVTGGAGFIGSHIVDALIARGIRTAVLDNLSTGRFENVDPRVNFYKGDLRDEKFVRETLRAEKPDYVIHHAAQIDVQTSVDDPATDAAINIIGTINLLEACRSCGVKKIVYASSAAVYGNPRYLPVDEEHSLQPLSGYGVSKHTVEHYLAVYRAIYGLDYTALRYANVYGPRQDATGEGGVVATFTDRLLRGERCRIYGDGRQTRDFIFVGDVVRANLAALDMAGAANSGIYNISTGMPTSVNELYDTLRQITGSNLEPEYCPPRAGDIEHSYLAEKKAITGLRWQAMHSLAKGLRDTVDYYR